GAGTCCTATTGAGGGACCGCTAAAGACGATGCTAAACCGCTTGATCTCAGGTTCGAATTGATTGGCTATGAATTGCATGTGGCAGGCTTCGAATTTGCCAGAAAGGTAACCGACGTTGACGCCAAATTTATTAGTAAGATTTTTAGACAGGATGAGGCGCAGCGTATCGCCTTTGTCGGGATCAGCGCTGCCCGTGCAGTCGGCGAAGTTGTAGTTAGTACCAGTTGCGCGGTCATTTGCCTTTACTTCGTTCATCGACCCAATTTCCAGCATCAAGGCAAAGGACTGGTAGGCGCGGCGCAATGCCTTTTCCTGTTCAGATTCTATCGGTTTCAGTCGTGCCATTACGGGCAGGGTGGCGCTTTTAATGACTGTTATCGTGTCTTCCCAGGCTTCGTCCTGCGTAGAGACTCTGATGCGTCGCAATCCAGCTCTTACTTCAAATGTTGATGGGGTTTTGCCAAGGCTTACACCATCGACTTCGACCTGAGCTTTGACTGGTTCGTCAAGGGAATTTCGTGCCGAAATGTCAACGGCTCCTATCTTGGGCTTAAATCCGCAAGTTATTTTAAGTCGGTCGCCAAGATTGACAGATATTTTCTGAATCTCTTTGTAGTATTCGGGATGATCCAGCTCTAGCACATAGTGACCAGGGCTAAGTTTAAGCTCGTCACTTGATGAGACAGCGAAGCGGTTGCCGTCAACGCGAAATTCCGTGCCGGCCGGGCAATTTGCGAACGATACACGGCTGATATTTTCGCGCAGCTCAAACGAGAATTTGTCGTGACTAGAGTCAACACTAATCGTTCCGGATACACGACTGTAGTCCTGCTTCCATAGGGCGATGGCATGCGAGCCGTGTAAGACCTCAAGCTTGCAAGGGGTTTGACAGGCATGATCGACGCCATCAAAGGTGACGGTAGCATTAGCGGGAGTGGAGTTAATTTCGATCACTTCTTTT
The DNA window shown above is from Deltaproteobacteria bacterium and carries:
- a CDS encoding PEGA domain-containing protein, which encodes MIPVEKEVQEVWHSQAIKKEVIEINSTPANATVTFDGVDHACQTPCKLEVLHGSHAIALWKQDYSRVSGTISVDSSHDKFSFELRENISRVSFANCPAGTEFRVDGNRFAVSSSDELKLSPGHYVLELDHPEYYKEIQKISVNLGDRLKITCGFKPKIGAVDISARNSLDEPVKAQVEVDGVSLGKTPSTFEVRAGLRRIRVSTQDEAWEDTITVIKSATLPVMARLKPIESEQEKALRRAYQSFALMLEIGSMNEVKANDRATGTNYNFADCTGSADPDKGDTLRLILSKNLTNKFGVNVGYLSGKFEACHMQFIANQFEPEIKRFSIVFSGPSIGLNYALVNQWQGEQNPGSVSYTRWFDLRFSYIPSLALDIENKQTQSKSSSQLSGITLAECSLVAMTFKSLKFSLINLSYVKGIEKAYDSALKLGDFSTLSIFGFGLAY